A region from the Vibrio navarrensis genome encodes:
- the yegD gene encoding molecular chaperone gives MFIGFDYGTANCSIAVMQEGEPQLLPLEGESYYIPSTLSAPSRESVSEHLFRHLNIKPFDAIGEQLLRRSINENREESIDLHPQDVAFGQAALDRYLADPRDLYYVKSPKSFLGASGLHDIQLSFIEDLVCAMMVNIRQNGEKSTQTAIESAVIGRPVNFHGRGGEVANRQAESILRRAAQRAGFKQIEFQFEPVAAGLEYEATLTHNQTVLVVDIGGGTTDCSLLEMGPKWRGQKDRSASLLAHTGQRVGGNDLDIHLAFRQLMTPFGFGSKALSGIDMPRTQFWNPIAINNVQAQNEFYSRQNLAALKTLHKEAQEPEKLARLLQVYHETLGYQITRRAEEAKIVLSEQDRCRLSLNLLSETLEVEIERQEMIAAIEAPKLKMVELVREAVAQGGKQPDVIFMTGGSARSPVLREAIESELPNIPLVSGNYFGSVTAGLARWAQVCFA, from the coding sequence ATGTTTATTGGCTTTGATTATGGTACGGCAAATTGCTCGATTGCAGTGATGCAAGAGGGCGAACCACAACTGCTACCGCTTGAAGGTGAAAGCTACTACATCCCGTCAACGTTATCGGCACCCAGTCGAGAATCGGTATCCGAGCATCTATTTCGTCATCTCAACATCAAGCCGTTTGATGCCATCGGCGAACAACTGCTGCGTCGTTCAATCAACGAAAACCGCGAAGAGAGTATCGACCTTCATCCGCAAGATGTCGCCTTTGGTCAAGCAGCGCTGGATCGCTATTTGGCCGATCCGCGTGATCTCTATTACGTAAAGTCACCGAAATCGTTTTTGGGTGCGTCCGGTTTGCATGATATCCAACTGAGTTTTATCGAAGATTTGGTGTGCGCCATGATGGTCAATATTCGCCAAAATGGCGAGAAAAGTACGCAAACGGCGATTGAAAGTGCGGTTATTGGCCGTCCGGTCAACTTTCATGGCCGTGGCGGTGAAGTGGCGAATCGTCAGGCAGAAAGCATCTTGCGCCGCGCTGCGCAGCGGGCTGGGTTCAAACAGATAGAATTCCAGTTCGAGCCTGTTGCCGCCGGGTTGGAATACGAAGCGACGTTGACGCACAATCAAACGGTGTTGGTGGTGGACATCGGCGGCGGTACCACCGACTGCTCATTGCTTGAAATGGGGCCGAAATGGCGAGGTCAGAAAGATCGCAGCGCCAGTTTACTTGCCCACACCGGGCAGCGAGTGGGGGGAAACGATCTCGACATTCATCTGGCATTTCGTCAGTTGATGACACCATTTGGCTTTGGTAGTAAAGCGCTCAGTGGCATTGATATGCCGAGAACGCAGTTCTGGAATCCGATCGCGATCAACAATGTGCAAGCGCAAAACGAGTTTTACTCGCGACAGAACTTAGCTGCGTTAAAAACATTGCATAAAGAAGCGCAAGAGCCAGAAAAACTGGCGAGATTGCTGCAGGTTTACCATGAGACGCTGGGTTATCAGATCACGCGTCGCGCCGAAGAGGCGAAAATTGTGCTATCGGAACAAGACAGATGTCGCCTGTCGCTCAATCTACTATCGGAAACGCTTGAAGTGGAGATTGAACGTCAAGAGATGATCGCCGCGATTGAAGCACCGAAACTCAAAATGGTCGAGTTGGTGCGTGAGGCGGTCGCGCAAGGTGGCAAACAGCCAGACGTTATCTTTATGACGGGCGGCTCTGCGCGCTCTCCAGTGCTGCGAGAAGCGATCGAAAGTGAGCTGCCGAACATTCCTTTAGTCAGCGGCAACTATTTCGGCTCAGTCACGGCGGGCCTCGCTCGCTGGGCGCAGGTGTGCTTCGCTTAA
- a CDS encoding SRPBCC family protein — translation MPECRVSRSIHVEKSVEKTIDYISDFTTWTKWSPWLILEPNSEVAFSTFQQQPGAYYTWKGKRIGQGRMELAHLYDNQLVYRLNFLKPFKSHAEVRFNVTPSGSGCKVEWQYRGHLPWYLFFLKSFIRNMLRMDYDRGLRMLKSALETGRVDSKVRELGERVLPETHYIGVWGSATLDEIATLAQRHTDNLNDYAALHNITACGEQFRLYQSMSMRKRRFDFITCLPVSEPMPAAEKFVAGTIPAGVTFAVEHQGEYQFLGNAWAFAASLTRAKKFKVKSRPLGIEKYLDNRSEVAPDQLRTEVMLFKKG, via the coding sequence ATGCCTGAATGTCGTGTTAGCCGCAGTATCCACGTCGAAAAAAGTGTCGAGAAAACCATCGACTACATCAGCGATTTCACCACGTGGACGAAATGGTCACCGTGGCTGATCTTAGAGCCAAACAGCGAAGTAGCCTTCAGCACTTTTCAGCAGCAACCGGGTGCTTACTACACTTGGAAAGGTAAGCGTATCGGCCAAGGGCGAATGGAACTGGCGCATCTTTACGACAACCAATTGGTGTACCGTCTCAACTTTCTCAAACCTTTTAAAAGCCATGCTGAAGTGCGTTTTAATGTCACGCCCTCGGGCTCAGGTTGTAAAGTGGAATGGCAATATCGCGGCCACCTGCCGTGGTATCTGTTTTTTCTCAAAAGCTTTATTCGTAATATGCTGCGCATGGACTATGACCGAGGTTTGCGCATGCTGAAAAGTGCGCTGGAAACCGGGCGCGTTGACAGTAAAGTCCGTGAGCTGGGCGAACGAGTTCTGCCTGAAACCCACTATATTGGCGTTTGGGGTTCGGCAACTTTGGACGAAATTGCCACGCTGGCACAGCGCCATACGGATAACCTCAATGATTACGCGGCGCTGCATAATATCACCGCATGTGGTGAGCAGTTTAGGCTTTATCAATCCATGTCAATGCGTAAGCGGCGTTTCGATTTCATTACCTGTTTGCCTGTTTCTGAACCAATGCCTGCAGCGGAGAAGTTTGTCGCCGGTACGATTCCCGCAGGCGTCACTTTTGCGGTGGAACATCAAGGCGAATATCAATTTCTTGGCAATGCTTGGGCCTTTGCTGCATCATTAACGCGTGCCAAGAAGTTTAAAGTCAAATCTCGCCCTCTGGGCATTGAAAAGTATCTCGATAATCGAAGTGAAGTCGCTCCAGACCAATTGCGTACGGAAGTGATGCTATTTAAAAAGGGCTAA